Proteins from one Terriglobia bacterium genomic window:
- a CDS encoding DUF4097 family beta strand repeat-containing protein — MWAQNDNKVTVPLTDPSRPVTLRAHLVSGSITVKGADVKEVVVEAKARGDEAHTGGRAEGMKRIPMTSTGLNIEAENNNVRVSTDSYQRTVDLTITVPTHTSVSLHSVNDGNIVVSGVDGDLDVNNVNGEVDLKNVGGSVVAHALNGHVLATLNRVDPQKPMAFSSLNGDIDVTFPADLKANVSLRTDNGEVYSDFDVKVQPTAPQQTVEDNRGKGGKYRVKIDKNVRGTINGGGQEIQFKNFNGNIYIRKAGAK, encoded by the coding sequence ATGTGGGCGCAGAATGATAATAAAGTAACTGTCCCCCTTACTGATCCGTCGCGTCCTGTGACGCTTCGTGCTCACCTGGTGAGCGGCAGCATCACCGTAAAAGGCGCAGACGTAAAAGAGGTGGTGGTGGAAGCGAAAGCGCGCGGAGACGAGGCACACACTGGCGGACGGGCTGAAGGCATGAAGCGTATTCCCATGACTTCTACCGGCCTGAACATTGAAGCGGAAAACAACAATGTGCGGGTGAGCACCGATTCCTATCAGCGGACGGTCGATCTGACGATCACCGTTCCAACCCATACCTCGGTTTCTTTGCATTCCGTGAACGATGGCAACATTGTGGTGAGCGGAGTTGATGGGGACCTTGATGTCAATAATGTGAATGGCGAAGTTGATTTGAAAAATGTCGGCGGCAGCGTGGTAGCGCACGCGTTGAACGGCCATGTGTTGGCGACCTTGAATCGTGTTGATCCGCAGAAACCCATGGCTTTCAGCTCACTCAATGGCGATATTGACGTCACGTTTCCGGCCGACCTGAAAGCCAATGTGAGCCTGCGCACTGATAATGGCGAGGTTTACAGTGACTTTGATGTGAAAGTGCAACCGACTGCTCCACAGCAGACCGTGGAAGATAATCGTGGCAAAGGCGGCAAGTATCGTGTGAAGATCGATAAAAATGTTCGCGGGACAATCAACGGAGGCGGCCAGGAAATCCAGTTCAAGAATTTCAATGGGAATATCTACATCAGAAAGGCCGGGGCAAAGTAG